Proteins from one Hoplias malabaricus isolate fHopMal1 chromosome 2, fHopMal1.hap1, whole genome shotgun sequence genomic window:
- the LOC136687652 gene encoding interferon-induced protein 44-like produces MSSSQQSLTKSDKEEILKDLDNVWTKLETLRILLLGPTGAGKSCFINSVQRVLLGRNAIGALEHTTQGGASFTRSIRTHQMKKRGGECFPFVFCDIMGLEPDEAGGIKIEDITAVLEGRIMDGFTFNPLVPITAENQKYNTNPHPCEKVHCLVSILPADSISRMSDKVIDKMKVIRQKASHLNIPQAIVMTKVDLACELVNKDLTKIYHSKKIKEKVQVCSNKLGISLNSIYPVKNYHEEITQDPKVDVLILMALRDILNFASDYANDQYK; encoded by the exons ATGTCTAGCAGTCAACAATCTCTCACTAAGAG TGATAAAGAGGAGATACTGAAAGACTTGGACAATGTATGGACAAAATTGGAGACCCTCAGGATTCTGCTGCTTGGCCCTACTGGAGCAGGGAAGTCATGTTTCATAAACTCTGTCCAGAGGGTGCTCTTGGGCCGTAATGCCATTGGTGCTCTGGAACATACAACGCAAGGTGGAGCCAGCTTTACTCGTTCA ATCAGAACACACCAGATGAAGAAACGTGGAGGCGAGTGCTTCCCTTTTGTTTTCTGTGACATCATGGGGCTGGAGCCAGATGAAGCAGGAGGAATAAAAATTGAGGATATCACTGCAGTTTTGGAGGGACGGATTATGGATGGCTTCACT TTCAATCCTCTGGTGCCGATAACTGCAGAAAACCAGAAATACAACACAAACCCACATCCGTGTGAGAAAGTTCACTGCCTGGTGAGCATTCTTCCTGCAGACTCCATCTCAAGGATGAGTGATAAAGTCATTGACAAAATGAAGGTCATTCGACAGAAAGCTTCTCATCTGA ACATCCCACAAGCCATCGTTATGACCAAAGTGGATCTGGCCTGTGAGCTGGTGAACAAAGACTTGACAAAGATCTATCACAGCAAAAAGATCAAAGAGAAG GTACAAGTGTGCAGTAATAAACTGGGGATCTCTTTGAACAGTATCTACCCTGTGAAGAACTACCATGAAGAGATCACCCAGGATCCCAAAGTTGATGTCCTGATCCTCATGGCTTTGAGGGATATTCTCAACTTTGCCAGCGACTATGCAAATGATCAATATAAGTAG